The Marinobacter halotolerans genome includes a window with the following:
- a CDS encoding 2-hydroxyacyl-CoA dehydratase subunit D, translated as MSKSSVEAFQVMKNVAQHPDDYLTQWKNRHQQPVIGIFPMNFPVEIIAATGALPVIIQDSREPISEGNTILAEFYCGFTRSIADQTMKGQLDIFDAFMNADHCIQLLGAVDVVREMLSDKPVYFEHLIAAMDDSWTKDQVQTKIHAFIAEAERVTGTTISDEALTRCIESNNKNRQLLRQVFEARRNGDAQFSPGELQTMIVSSMIMDKDEHTALLETVLAEASTKPRDNRVRLHLSGHFCHAPRVELFDLLEECGAVIVDDDLYTGSRYISTDVKESLAPRAALADWYFARNENIPCPTRVQKTVNWDEYLINALENSGAEGVIVLMAKFCEAHMFYYPELRKALEANNIPHLLIETEHEGMPEETFRTRVEAMIERIRRKSSSRTTAKELAQ; from the coding sequence ATGAGTAAAAGCAGCGTAGAAGCGTTTCAGGTGATGAAGAATGTCGCGCAGCACCCCGATGACTACTTGACCCAGTGGAAAAATCGGCACCAACAGCCCGTTATTGGCATCTTCCCCATGAACTTCCCGGTGGAGATTATTGCCGCCACTGGAGCCTTGCCGGTCATCATTCAGGACAGTCGAGAGCCCATTTCTGAAGGCAATACGATCCTTGCGGAGTTTTACTGCGGCTTTACCCGCAGCATTGCCGATCAAACCATGAAGGGTCAGCTGGATATTTTTGACGCTTTCATGAATGCCGATCACTGCATTCAGCTTTTGGGGGCAGTAGATGTGGTCAGAGAAATGCTGTCGGACAAACCGGTGTATTTTGAGCATCTGATTGCCGCCATGGACGACTCGTGGACCAAGGACCAGGTACAGACGAAAATTCATGCCTTTATCGCGGAAGCTGAGCGAGTTACTGGTACAACGATCAGCGATGAAGCTTTGACAAGGTGCATCGAGTCAAACAACAAAAACCGACAGCTTTTGAGGCAGGTTTTTGAGGCGCGTCGGAACGGCGACGCCCAATTCTCCCCCGGTGAGCTGCAGACAATGATCGTATCCAGCATGATTATGGATAAAGACGAACACACTGCTTTGCTGGAGACCGTGTTGGCGGAAGCTTCCACCAAGCCTCGGGACAACCGCGTACGCCTGCACCTTTCCGGCCACTTCTGTCACGCGCCACGAGTAGAGTTATTTGATTTGCTGGAAGAATGCGGTGCAGTCATTGTCGATGACGACCTTTATACCGGTTCTCGTTATATATCTACCGATGTTAAAGAATCGTTAGCCCCAAGAGCCGCGCTAGCGGACTGGTACTTTGCTCGAAACGAAAACATCCCCTGTCCTACTCGCGTTCAAAAAACGGTGAACTGGGACGAATACCTTATCAACGCTCTTGAAAACAGCGGAGCGGAAGGCGTTATCGTGTTAATGGCCAAATTCTGCGAAGCCCATATGTTTTACTACCCGGAACTACGCAAAGCATTAGAAGCCAATAACATACCCCACCTACTCATCGAAACCGAACATGAAGGTATGCCGGAGGAAACATTCCGCACGCGAGTAGAAGCCATGATCGAGCGGATTCGCCGCAAATCGTCCTCTCGCACTACTGCAAAGGAGTTAGCACAATGA